A genome region from Mesorhizobium sp. WSM2240 includes the following:
- a CDS encoding response regulator transcription factor, with protein sequence MKPLIVIYSQDAEFYLVLSHILEVDGFASTLTGNVEETLELAAETQVQAVVLDCRPDNTVAKACARLKQDPRTSALPVVALIAPGAEGQHIELLKSGIDECFVRPMAPGKLLDYLRSRLVADRPPGPATEFGRLLSYGDIEMQLDTHRVRRNGREIVLGPIEFKLLRYMLENPEKVLSRDELIEFAWPGNVYVGARTVDVHISRLRKSLKEASHNDVIRTVRLAGYALEDQTS encoded by the coding sequence ATGAAGCCGCTGATCGTGATCTACTCTCAGGATGCCGAGTTCTACCTGGTCCTCAGCCACATTTTAGAGGTGGATGGCTTCGCCAGCACGCTGACCGGCAATGTCGAGGAGACGCTCGAGCTCGCGGCCGAAACACAAGTCCAGGCCGTGGTACTGGACTGCCGGCCAGACAATACGGTGGCGAAAGCATGCGCCCGGCTCAAGCAGGATCCGCGGACCAGTGCCCTCCCCGTTGTCGCCCTGATCGCGCCCGGCGCCGAGGGCCAGCACATTGAGTTATTGAAGTCGGGCATCGACGAGTGCTTTGTCAGGCCCATGGCGCCGGGCAAGCTGCTCGATTACCTGCGCTCAAGGCTCGTGGCGGACCGGCCGCCTGGGCCTGCGACTGAGTTCGGCAGATTGCTGAGCTACGGCGACATTGAAATGCAGCTCGACACACACCGCGTGCGCCGCAATGGCAGGGAAATTGTGCTTGGGCCGATTGAGTTCAAGCTGCTGCGCTACATGCTGGAGAACCCGGAGAAGGTGCTCAGCCGCGACGAGCTGATCGAATTTGCATGGCCGGGGAACGTATATGTCGGAGCTCGCACTGTCGACGTCCATATCAGCCGGCTGCGAAAGTCGCTCAAGGAGGCATCGCACAACGACGTCATCCGCACCGTCAGACTCGCCGGGTACGCCCTCGAAGACCAAACCTCCTGA